Genomic DNA from Ruminococcus sp. OA3:
CAGACCAATCTCGGCATTTTGAAGGCAGCAGGCTTTGTCTATGGTTTTGCAACATATCTTCCGAATGCACATCTGAATGCGCTGATCACAAAATATGCTCCCGATCATCTTGCCGGATCGGTGATGGGAGTTCAAAATTGTGTCTTCCAGATGGCATCCATTCTGTCACCGATGGTTGTCGGCTGGACGGTCGATCTTACAGGAACATTTAGAACGTGCTGGTTTTCACTGGCGGTAATGCCGGTCATCGGCCTGGTATTCCTGTTTATTTTAAGAGAGCGGAGGGAAAAAATATGATTTCAAAAAAAGAAAATGCATTAAAACTGTATCGCCATGAAATGCCGGAGTTCCTTCCGATCATGGGGGAGGGTATTATCAATAATGTTCCGGTCAGCGGCTATCTGGAACGGGCAGCCGGCGGCAGGGATGGCTATGACTGGTTTGGAGTACACTGGATGTGGAAAGAAGGGGAGCCGGCGCCTGTCCCGGGACCTGATTTTCTGCTGAAAGATATTGCGGATTGGCGTGAGGTCGTGAAATTTCCGGATCTGGAACAGTTTGACTGGGAACAGGCGGCAAAAAAAGACCGGATTTTGGAATTTAACCGCAGTGATGCCCTGCTTTATCAGATGATACACAATGGTATCTTTGAGCGCCTCCACACTTTTATGGGGTTTGAGGATGCATTGTGTGCCCTTTTGACAGATCCTGATGAGGTAAAAGAATTTTTTGAGGCAATGGCCGATTATAAATGCCGTCTGATCGACAAGATCGCCGAGTACTACAGACCGGATATTATCTGCTATCACGACGACTGGGGAACGCAGCGTGCCCTGTTCTTTGCACCGGAAGTATGGAGGGAGCTGATAAAAGAGCCGACCAGAAAAATTGTGGAACATGTACACAGCAAAGGAATACTCTTTGAACTTCACAGCTGTGGAAATATCCAGGATCTGATACCGGAAATTGTGGATGACCTGAAAG
This window encodes:
- a CDS encoding uroporphyrinogen decarboxylase family protein, translating into MISKKENALKLYRHEMPEFLPIMGEGIINNVPVSGYLERAAGGRDGYDWFGVHWMWKEGEPAPVPGPDFLLKDIADWREVVKFPDLEQFDWEQAAKKDRILEFNRSDALLYQMIHNGIFERLHTFMGFEDALCALLTDPDEVKEFFEAMADYKCRLIDKIAEYYRPDIICYHDDWGTQRALFFAPEVWRELIKEPTRKIVEHVHSKGILFELHSCGNIQDLIPEIVDDLKVDGLNIMKLNDIPRMKKLTGTKVVYNVYFDTQKLDVMESAGTLTERAVRESIREEIMELSEGGCYIPALLLVRPEWTDIIMDEYESCREKLYK